The following proteins are encoded in a genomic region of Acetobacter oryzoeni:
- the glyS gene encoding glycine--tRNA ligase subunit beta, producing MPELLIELFSEEIPARMQSQAGENLLRLLTEALAPLHPQNAVAATGPRRIAASLNIDATVPGRTVSERGPREGAPDKALDGFTRKHGVTRDALTLQNGFWILEREEPAVSAQAHIAAVLPDLLRRFPWPKSMRWGAGSSFTWVRPLRRILCILDGETVPFSLAQGEDNGHNLVATNLTEGHRFLNPGAVAVSSAAEWRKTLHDRHVMVDAAERRKTITEGLNALAASEGLQIVPDAGLVDEVAGLVEWPVPFLGQIDAQFMELPAEVMQVSMRVNQRYFALRNSDGTAAPRFAFVANIVPADDGTLIVTGNERVLRARFADARHFWDLDRKQTLASRLKALDSITFHASLGSQGDRTRRMVRLAGILADMVGAPKADCERAAELSKTDLTTGMVGEFPELQGVMGGYYAKHDGESAAVAQAISEQYTPRGPGDSVPTAPVSVVLGLADRIDMLVAFFAAGEKPSGSGDPFGLRRAALGVIRLIRENNLRLDLVRLFVLAAEALPADLQDAPDLDLLPQFIAERLRVQVRSEGARHDCLAAISVDNSDTDIVRLLARAHALQDMLETEDGKNLLAATRRAANILRIEDKKDGPHEDTPDPALFTQDEERALFDALERVEPAVEKDFAAERFTDAMREAASLREPLDKFFEVVTVNAPEPELRLNRLKLLSRVVRMMRLIADFSQIEG from the coding sequence ATGCCCGAACTGCTGATAGAACTGTTCTCTGAAGAAATTCCGGCCCGCATGCAAAGTCAGGCAGGAGAAAACCTCCTACGCCTGCTGACAGAAGCTCTGGCCCCTCTTCACCCGCAAAATGCCGTGGCGGCCACTGGCCCACGCCGTATTGCCGCCAGCCTGAACATTGATGCCACTGTACCCGGCCGCACGGTTTCTGAACGCGGCCCGCGTGAGGGCGCGCCAGACAAGGCGCTGGATGGGTTTACCCGCAAGCACGGCGTAACGCGCGATGCGCTCACATTGCAGAACGGGTTCTGGATTCTGGAGCGTGAAGAACCAGCCGTAAGCGCACAGGCCCATATTGCGGCTGTGCTGCCTGATCTGCTGCGGCGCTTCCCTTGGCCCAAATCCATGCGTTGGGGGGCTGGCAGCAGCTTTACATGGGTGCGCCCGCTGCGCCGCATTCTGTGCATTCTGGATGGTGAAACCGTGCCTTTCTCCCTCGCTCAGGGTGAAGATAACGGGCACAATCTGGTGGCTACCAACCTTACAGAGGGCCATCGCTTCCTCAACCCCGGTGCTGTGGCTGTTTCCAGCGCTGCGGAATGGCGGAAAACCCTGCATGACCGCCACGTAATGGTGGATGCTGCTGAACGCCGCAAAACCATTACAGAAGGCCTGAACGCTCTGGCGGCCTCCGAAGGGCTGCAGATTGTGCCAGATGCCGGGTTGGTAGACGAAGTGGCCGGGCTGGTGGAATGGCCTGTGCCGTTCCTTGGCCAGATTGATGCGCAGTTTATGGAACTGCCTGCTGAAGTGATGCAGGTTTCCATGCGTGTAAACCAGCGTTACTTTGCCCTGCGCAACAGCGATGGTACGGCTGCACCGCGCTTTGCTTTTGTGGCCAACATTGTTCCGGCAGATGATGGCACGCTTATTGTCACCGGTAATGAACGCGTGCTGCGTGCCCGCTTTGCAGATGCCCGCCACTTTTGGGATCTGGACCGCAAGCAAACGCTGGCTTCCCGCCTGAAGGCGCTGGATTCCATCACCTTCCATGCCAGCTTGGGCTCTCAGGGTGATCGTACACGCCGTATGGTGCGTCTGGCCGGTATTCTGGCCGACATGGTGGGTGCACCCAAGGCCGACTGCGAGCGCGCGGCTGAACTAAGCAAAACCGACCTGACAACCGGCATGGTTGGAGAGTTCCCCGAACTTCAGGGTGTGATGGGCGGTTACTACGCCAAACATGACGGCGAAAGTGCTGCCGTAGCGCAGGCCATTAGCGAACAATACACCCCACGCGGCCCCGGTGATTCGGTGCCAACTGCTCCGGTTTCCGTTGTGCTGGGGCTGGCTGACCGCATTGATATGCTGGTAGCCTTCTTTGCTGCGGGTGAAAAACCTTCGGGTTCGGGAGATCCGTTCGGCCTGCGCCGTGCAGCCTTGGGTGTTATCCGCCTGATCCGTGAAAACAATCTGCGGCTTGATCTGGTGCGCCTGTTTGTTTTGGCAGCCGAAGCTCTGCCTGCCGATTTGCAAGATGCGCCTGATCTGGATCTGCTACCGCAGTTCATTGCCGAACGTCTGCGCGTGCAGGTACGCTCTGAAGGGGCGCGGCATGATTGTCTGGCCGCAATTTCCGTTGATAATTCCGATACGGATATCGTGCGCCTACTAGCCCGTGCCCATGCCTTGCAGGACATGCTGGAAACAGAAGACGGCAAAAACCTGCTGGCCGCCACGCGCCGCGCTGCCAACATTCTGCGGATTGAAGACAAGAAAGACGGCCCGCACGAAGATACGCCAGACCCCGCCCTGTTCACGCAGGATGAGGAGCGCGCCCTGTTTGACGCTCTGGAACGTGTGGAACCTGCCGTAGAAAAGGACTTTGCCGCCGAACGCTTTACCGATGCCATGCGCGAAGCCGCCAGCCTGCGCGAGCCGTTGGATAAGTTCTTTGAAGTGGTAACGGTAAATGCTCCAGAACCAGAACTGCGGCTAAACCGCTTGAAGCTGCTTTCCCGCGTTGTACGTATGATGCGGCTGATTGCAGATTTCAGCCAGATTGAGGGGTAA
- a CDS encoding glycine--tRNA ligase subunit alpha has product MWRGYKRDARSPAQEELHHGLPSLPVRRMGLYGVPARSMYELHYNVTYRSSTLIMDPASPRPTERPLSFQDLILTLHQFWSKQGCAILQPYDQEIGAGTLSPHTTLRALGSKPWKAAYVQPCRRPSDGRYGENPNRLQHYYQYQVLLKPTPEESQKLLLDSYRAIGIDPELHDIRFVEDDWENPTIGAWGLGWEVWCDGMEVTQFTYFQQVGGIPVTLPSTELTYGLERLAMYVQGVENVYDLDYNGAGLTYGDVFLRAEKDYSRHNFELANTDLLFQHFTDAEKESVALAEAGVAQPAYDQCLKASHLFNLLDARGVISVSERAAYIARVRNLAKLCCETWLAGEDK; this is encoded by the coding sequence ATGTGGCGCGGATACAAGCGCGATGCAAGAAGCCCTGCGCAGGAAGAATTGCACCATGGCCTGCCTTCTCTTCCGGTTCGGCGCATGGGGCTGTATGGTGTGCCCGCACGCAGCATGTATGAGCTGCATTATAACGTAACCTACCGGAGTAGCACCCTGATCATGGACCCGGCGTCTCCCCGCCCCACTGAGCGGCCTCTTTCCTTTCAGGATCTTATCCTGACCCTTCACCAGTTCTGGTCCAAACAGGGATGCGCCATTCTCCAGCCCTATGATCAGGAAATTGGCGCGGGCACTCTTTCCCCCCACACCACCTTGCGCGCCCTTGGCAGCAAACCGTGGAAAGCGGCTTATGTGCAGCCTTGCCGCCGCCCGTCCGATGGCCGGTATGGGGAAAACCCAAACCGCTTGCAGCACTATTATCAGTATCAGGTTCTGCTCAAACCCACGCCAGAAGAAAGCCAGAAACTGCTGCTGGACAGCTACCGCGCCATCGGGATTGACCCAGAACTGCACGATATCCGCTTTGTGGAAGATGACTGGGAAAACCCCACCATCGGTGCATGGGGCCTTGGCTGGGAAGTCTGGTGTGATGGTATGGAAGTCACGCAGTTTACGTATTTCCAGCAGGTTGGCGGTATTCCCGTAACCCTGCCTTCTACCGAGCTGACATACGGTCTGGAACGTCTGGCCATGTATGTGCAGGGCGTAGAGAACGTGTACGATCTGGATTACAACGGCGCGGGCCTGACCTACGGTGATGTGTTCCTGCGGGCCGAGAAAGATTATTCCCGCCATAATTTTGAACTGGCAAATACAGACCTGCTGTTCCAGCACTTTACAGATGCAGAAAAAGAAAGCGTGGCACTGGCAGAAGCCGGCGTGGCCCAGCCTGCATATGACCAGTGCCTGAAGGCCAGCCACCTGTTCAATCTGCTGGATGCGCGCGGCGTTATCAGCGTGAGCGAACGTGCTGCCTATATTGCCCGAGTGCGTAATCTGGCCAAGCTATGCTGTGAAACCTGGCTGGCTGGCGAGGACAAGTAA